The window CCCGGCTTCGTCGCCGTGCTGCTGGCCTGCCTGCAGATGCATTTCCCCGCCCATGACGCGCTTTGCCTGGCGCGAGCCTGGCGTACCGGCACGCTGGACTGGCCGGATGCCTTCGCGCGCTTCCCGCAGGTGCGCCATCCCGCGCTGGCCGCGCCCGACCAGTTGCCGCCCGCCTTCCCGCCGTGCCCCGCCCTGGGGCTGTACGCGGTGGTGCCCGACGCCGACTGGATCGAGCGCCTGGTCGCCCTGGCGGTGCCGACCGTGCAGCTGCGCTTCAAGTCGGACGACGCCCAGGCGGTGCAGCGCGAAGTCGAGCGCGCCGCGCTGGCCGCGCGCGGCTCCGCCTCGCGGCTGTTCATCAACGACCACTGGCGCATCGCCGTCGCCTGGCATGCCGCGCACGGCAACGACAGCGCGCGCAGCGGAATCTACGGCATCCACCTCGGCCAGGAAGACCTCGACGAGGCCGACCTCTACGCCCTGCGCGCCAGCGGCCTGCACCTGGGGGTGTCCACCCACGGCTACGCCGAGATGCTGCGCGTAGCGACGCTGCGGCCGAGCTACCTGGCGCTGGGCGCGATCTTCCCCACCACCACCAAGGTCATGCCCACCGCGCCGCAGGGCCTGGGCCGTTTCCAGGCCTATGTGCGCCTGATGCAGCCGGTGGTGCCCTCGCTGGTCGGCATCGGCGGTGTGGATGCCGCGCGCCTGCCGCAGGTGCTGGCGACGGGCGTCGGCAGCGCGGCCGTGGTGCGCGCGATCACCGAGGCGGCCGATGTGCCGGCCGCGGTGGCAAACCTGAAGGGGATGTTCCCGGCGGGGTAGGGCGGGGACTGGCGCTGGCCGGCATGGCTGGCATCGCGGGGGGGGCGGGCCATACCGTTGGCTTTGATTCTGTGCTTGCGTGTTGGGCCACACCGCTGGCTTCGTTTGGGCGTGGCGCCTTGTTAGCCCACCCCTCTCCCAGGCCCTCTCCCCGTGAGGGGAGAGGGGGAACACCTGTTGGTTCTGTCGAGCGGCGCGGGTGCGCGTGTTGGCTCTCCCGATCGGCTTGGGCGCATCCGGATGGCTTCGCCCGGCGCGACGAGATTCGCTTCGCGCCGGTTCGCTCCCCTCTCCCGCCGGGGGTGAGGGCAGGCGCCGGCAGGCCGTGGCGGCCTGGCTCACGCCATCGGTTTCGACCCGGCCTCATCCTGGCCTCATCCCGGCCTCATCCCTGTCTTCCCATGCCCTACCAGGTCCGCCTCGCCGCCATCGACGACCTCGCCGCCTTGCCGTCCATCGAGCGTGCCGCCGCTGCGCTGTTTCCTGCCGATGACCTGCCGCCCGCGCTGCGCGCGCAGACCTTGCCCGCGCAGGACCTGTGCGATGCCCAGCGGCAGGGCCGCTTGTGGGTGGCGCAGGCCGGCGACGGCACGGTGGCCGGTTTCGCGCTGGCGAGCCGGTCCGGCGCGCAGGCCTTCCTCGACGAGATGGACGTCCATCCGGCGCACGCCCGCCGCGGCATCGGCCGCGCGCTGGTGGCGGCGGTGGTGCAGTGGGCGCGCGCGCAGGGGCTGGTGTCGCTTGGGCTGACCACCTTCTCGCACCTGCCCTGGAACGCGCCGTTCTATGCGAGGCTGGGCTTCGTCGCGCTGGCACCGGCGGCGCTGTGCCCGCACTTGTCGGCGGCGCTCGCGGGCGAGGCCGCACTCGGTCTGCGCCGGCGCGTGGCGATGCGGCTGCCGCTGGACGCGGTCGCGGACTGACGGGGCGGGCCGCGGCGCCGCGCGGCAGCCGCTTCAGGCGCGCTCGCCGCGCGCCAGGATCTGGTACAGGTGGGAGCGCGGGATGCCGAGTGCGTGGGCGGCCTGCTTCTTGTTGCCGCCATGCCGCGTGATGGCCTGCAGCACGGCTTCGTGGGCCAGCGCGCGCAGCGGCGCGTCGGCCTGCGGCGTGGGCGGGGCGTCCACGGGCGCCGGTGCGTCCAGGGCGGTGGCGACCTGGGCGGTGGCGGGCGCCAGGCCGGCCGGCGGTGTTTCGGCCAGTACGGCGGCCAGGCTTCCCTCGCCGCGCGCGAAATCCGCCACGCGCAGCCGGTGGCCGTCGCAGAACACCAGCGCCTCCTCGATCTTCTGGCGCAGCTGGCGCAAGTTGCCGGGCCAGCGCCGCGTCGCCAGGTGGCGCGCCACGTCGGGCGCGATTTCCGGCACCGGCACCTGGTTGCGCTCGCATCAGGCACGCACGAAGTGCTGCAGCAGGGCGGGGATGTCCTCCAGCCGCTGGCCCAGCGCAGGCACGCGCAGCACGACGCCGCTCAGCCCCCAATTCCACCAAGAGAGGCCTGATGTCCCGAGTGTCCCAGTTCGAAGCCGCCGTCAGCGGCCATGTTTCCTCCATCGCCATCGCCGCAGGCGCTACCATTGCGGCCGGCGACGTCCTGATGGTCATCGAGTCCATGAAGATGGAAATCCCGCTCGAGGCCGAGTCCGGGGGCGTCGTCAAGGCCACCCTGGTGCAGCCCGGCGACGCCGTCGCCGAGGGCCAGCCGGTGGTGGAGATCGAGTAAGGCGCCAGGCGCGCTGCGACGCCGTCCCGCGCGGGACGGCGCGCCCGTGTCCCAGGCAAGCCAAGCCAGCCATGCAGATGAGTTCCTACACCCTCCCCGAGATCGTGCCGGCAGCGCCGGGCACCTCCGACAAGCCCTACTTCGGCATCGACGTTCCGCTGATGCGCTATTTCGGCCTGCAGCCGGTCCGCATGGAGGAGGGCCTGTGCCATACGCGCCTGCCGGCGCATCCAGCGCTGGTGAACAGCCGTGGCGACGTGCATGGCGGCACGCTGATGGCCACGCTCGACTTCACGCTCAGCGGTGCCGCGCGCTCCCACGCGCCGCTGGAGACCGGTGTCATCACCATCGACATGTCCACCCATTTCCTTGCGGCGGCGCGTGGTGAGCTGACGCTGGAGGCACGCTGCATCCGCCGCGGCGCGCGCATCGCTTTCTGTGAGGGCGAGGTGAAGGACGCCGCCGGCAATGTGGTGTGCGTGGCGCGGGCAGCGTTCAAGCTGGTGCCGCTGTCCAGCGGCGGGGATTGAACGGGGGCAGGCTTGGTTCTCGTGCCCGCGTGCTCGATCACACCGTTGGTTCCGGTGTTGGGCTCGTGTGCTGGATCACACCGAGGGCTTCGCTGGATGTGGCGCCTTGCTAGACCACCCCTCACCCCCGCTTCCCCCCATGCGGGGAGAGGGAGCCAAGACCGTGTGCTTGGCGATTGGTGTTGGCGCATCTCGTCGGCTTCGTCCAGCGCGATGGCATTCGCGCCGCGCCGGTTGGCCCCCCTCTCCCACTTGCGGGAGAGGGGCCGGGGGTGGGGGCTGGCGCCGGCCACCCGTGGCGGGTCGCATAGCCAGCACAGGCCTCGCCGATCCTGTCTGCGGGCGAGGCCGGCAGATCCCTCTTCCCCGCCGCTTCAGCCGGCCTTGACGTACCGTCGGTACACCTGCTCGAAACGCACCCGCTCCGTGATGCCGTAGTCTCCCGGCGCGTACTGCATCAGCCAGTCGCCGGCCTTGCCCGTCAGCACGTCGCCGCCGGCGCTGCGCGCGATGGCGAAGGGGGCGTTCATGGCCTTGGCCAGCACCGGGATCGGTTGGTTGCGGTAGGCGCCGTCCTCGCCGTGCGCCAGCGGCGGCACGGCCTCATAGCGGGCGTCGAAGCGTTCGCGCGAGACGCACCAGCGGTCGCCGCCGGCACTGGCGACGATGGCGTCGCCCGGGCGGTAGCGGTTGGGGCCTTCGCGGCTGATCAGTTCTCCGGGCGCGGTGGCGAAGGCCACCGTCACCACTTCGTGCTTGACGTAGTGCGCGGCCTCGGGGTCATGGCGCAGGTCGATGTCGGTCAGGGTCTGCATGCGATGTTCCGTGCAAAAAAGATAGGGCTCAGCCGAGCGTGCGCGGGGCGAAGCCGTGGTTGAGCGGGCCGTTGCCGGCGCCGAGCCGCAGCCCGGCGCCGGCGGCGATGGCCTGGGCGACGAAGTCCAGGCCGCCGGCCACGGCGTCTTCCAGTGCCTGGCCGCGCGCGAGCTGCGCCGTCACCGCGGCAGCCAGCGTGCAGCCGGTGCCGTGCAGGTTGCGGGTGGCGATGCGCGGGTGGGTGAAGACGCGCACACGGCCGTCGGCATGCATCAGCAGGTCGTCCAGTCCTTGGTTCTCGGCGCCGTCCTCGAGGTGACCGCCCTTGAGCAGCACGGCGCGGCAGCCCATCGCCAGCAGTTCGCGCGCGGCGGCTTCCATCTCGGCGCGATGCGCGATGCGCCGGCCCAGCAGGTGGGAGGCTTCGGGCAGGTTCGGGGTGACCAGCATGGCGCGCGGGAACAGCTCGCGCACCATGGCCTCGGCGGTGGCGTCGTCGGACAGCGTGGCGCCCGAGGTGGCGATCATCACCGGGTCCACCACCAGCTTGCCGATACCGTGCCGGTCCACCGCCGCGGCCACGGCCTCCACGATGCCCGCGCTGCCCAGCATGCCTGTCTTGGCCGCATCGACGCCGATATCTCCAGCCACCGCATCGATCTGCGCGGCCACCATGGCCGGCGGGATGGCATGCACGCCGCTTACGCCGAGCGTGTTCTGCGCGGTGATCGCGGTGATCGCGCTCATGCCGTAGCAGCCGAGCGCGGCGAAGGTCTTGAGGTCGGCCTGGATGCCGGCGCCGCCGCCGGAGTCGGAGCCGGCGATGGTCAGGGCGCGGGGTGGCGAGAGGGGGCGAGGTGGCGTCGGATTCATGTCGGGCGTGCGTGCGGCGGCAGGCAAGGGCTGGCGGATGCCAGCAAAGAAATCGGATCCCGGCGGTGCGCACGGCCGCCGGGCACGCTACAATAGCGCCACTCCGAGGAGCGTTGCAACGGATCCGCCTCCTTTCCCCGGTGCCGGCCTGATACTTCCCTTTCAGGCCCGCCGCCAGGATTGGGCGCTTCCGCCAGGCTCGGACTGTCTTCAACGGCGCTCGCTGATCCGTGGTCTGCACGGAGGCGAGTCGACCCATGCGCACGCGCTGCATTCCGCGCCGTGCCGCCTTTCCCGCACTCGTCACCGTCGCCACTCTTCACCGGAGTGATACATGAACGCTGTGACCGAACTCAAGCAAGATTACGTGGTGGCCGACCTTGGCCTGGCCGGCTGGGGCCGCAAGGAAATCGCCATCGCCGAGACCGAAATGCCGGGCCTGATGGCCATCCGCGATGAATTCGCCGCCAGCCAGCCGCTCAAGGGCGCGCGCATCGCCGGTTCGCTGCACATGACCATCCAGACCGCGGTGCTGATCGAGACGCTGAAGGCACTCGGCGCCGATGTGCGCTGGGCTTCCTGCAACATCTTCTCGACCCAGGACCACGCCGCCGCCGCGATCGCCGCGGGCGGCACGCCGGTGTTCGCCTTCAAGGGCGAGTCGCTGAAAGAGTACTGGGACTTCACCCACCGCATCTTCGACTGGGCCGACGGCGGCACCCCGAACATGATCCTGGACGACGGCGGCGATGCCACGCTGCTGCTGCACCTGGGCGCGCGCGCCGAGCAGGACGCTTCGCTGATCGCCAAGCCGGGCAGCGAGGAAGAGACCTTCCTGTTCGCCGCGATCAAGGAAAAGCTGGCCCAGGACCCGTCGTGGTACAGCCGCAACCTGGCCGCCATCCGCGGCGTGACCGAGGAAACCACCACCGGTGTGCACCGCCTGTACCAGATGGCGCAGAAGGGTGAACTGCGCTTCCCGGCCATCAACGTCAACGACTCGGTGACCAAGAGCAAGTTCGACAACCTGTATGGCTGCCGCGAATCGCTGGTGGACGGCATCAAGCGCGCCACCGACGTGATGATCGCCGGCAAGGTCGCGGTGGTGGCCGGCTACGGCGACGTGGGCAAGGGCAGCGCACAGGCGCTGCGCGCGCTCTCGGCCCAGGTCTGGGTGACCGAGATCGACCCGATCTGCGCGCTGCAGGCGGCGATGGAAGGCTATCGCGTGGTGACCATGGACTACGCGGCCGAGCATGGCGATATCTTCGTCACCTGCACCGGCAACTACCACGTGATCACGCATGAGCACATGGCCAAGATGAAGGACCAGGCCATCGTCTGCAATATCGGCCACTTCGACAACGAGATCGACATCGCCTCGATCGAGAAGTACCAGTGGGACGAGATCAAGCCCCAGGTCGACCACGTGGTGTTCCCCGCGGTCGGTGACAAGCCGAGCAAGAAGCTGATCATCCTGGCCAAGGGCCGCCTGGTGAACCTGGGCTGCGCCACCGGCCACCCGTCCTACGTGATGAGCAGCTCCTTCGCCAACCAGACCATCGCCCAGATCGAACTGTGGCTGGAGCGCGACAGCGGCAAGTACCCGGTCGGTGTCTACACGCTGCCCAAGCACCTGGACGAGAAGGTGGCGCGCCTGCAGCTGAAGAAGCTGAACGCGCAGCTGACCGAGCTGACCGAGCAGCAGGCGGCCTACATCGGCGTCAAGAAGGAAGGCCCGTACAAGGCCGACCACTACCGCTACTGATCGACTGATCCGCCACGGATCCGCCATGGATCCGTGCCAGCCGCACGCCCCGCTGCCGCGCCTGCGGCAGCGGGCGGGGGAGCGGGCAGGTGCTGCCGCGCGGCGGATGCGTCCGCCCTGCAGCGCCCGCCGTCTCCCCGATGCCCTCTCCGCTGCCGCGCCCGGCCGCGGAGGGACTGGGAAACCCGAATCAAGGAGCCGCCATGAGATTGCTTGTCGTCTGGGTCATCAACGCCGTCGCGCTGTTCGTCCTGCCCTACCTGGTGCCGTCGATCTATATCCGCAGCTTCGGCTCGGCGATGCTGGCGGCGCTGGTGCTGGGCCTGGTCAATGCGCTGATCCGGCCGGTGCTGGTGATCCTGACGCTGCCGGTCACGCTGCTGACGCTGGGACTGTTCATCTTCGTCATCAACGCGCTGCTGTTCCTGTTCGTCGGCCGGCTGCTGTCGGGCTTCGTGGTCGAGGGCTTCGGCTCGGCGCTGCTCGGCTCGATCCTCTACAGCGTGATCTCCTGGCTGCTCGCCAGCCTGCTGCTGGGCGAACGCCGCGGCTACTGAAGCCACGCGCCCCGGTCCGGAACCTATCCGCGCGCCGCGCCAAAGGCGGCGCGCCACCATCATGCAAGACCGCTACTACAGCTTCGAATTCTTCCCGCCCAAGACGGCGGAAGGGCTGGAGAAACTGCGCAATACGCGCGCGCAGCTCGCGCCGCTCCAGCCCAAGTACATCTCCGTGACCTTCGGTGCCGGCGGCACCACGCAGCAGGGCACGCTCGATACCGTGCTGGAGATCCAGCGCGAGGGCACCGAGGCCGCGCCCCACCTGTCGTGCGTGGGCTCGTCGCGCGAGAGCATCCGCGCCATCCTGGAGGCCTACCGTGCCGGCGGCATCCGCCATATCGTCGCCCTGCGCGGCGACATGCCCTCGGGCATGGGCGAGATCGGCGAATTCCGCTATGCCAACGAGCTGGTGGAGTTCATCCGCGCCGAGACCGGCGACTGGTTCCACATCGAGGTGGCGGCCTACCCGGAATATCATCCGCAGGCGAAGTCGCCGCGCCACGACCTGGACAACTTCGTGCGCAAGGTCAAGGCTGGCGCCGATTCGGCCATCACCCAGTACTTCTACAACGCGGACGCCTATTTCCGCTTCGTCGACGACGCGCGTGCGCAGGGCGTGGAGGTGCCGATCGTGCCGGGCATCATGCCGATCACCAACTACTCGCAGCTGATGCGCTTCTCGGAGATGTGCGGTGCCGAAGTGCCGCGCTGGGTGGCCAAGCGCCTCGAGAGCTTCGGCGACGACCGCGAGTCGATCCGTGCCTTCGGCCTCGACGTGGTCACCGCGCTGTGCGAGCGCCTGCTCGCCGCCGGCGTGCCGGGCCTGCACTTCTACACCCTCAACGCGGCCGGCGCCACCAAGGCGATCTGGCAGCGCCTGAAGCTCTGAACGCGAAGCCGCCGCCATGGCCGCCGGCAAGGGCATGCGCCGACCGGACCCGTTCGTCGAGCACCTGCTCGACCTGATGGCGCCGCTGGCGGCGCGCGTCGGCCCGCTCAGCGCGCGCCGCATGTTCGGCGGGCACGGGCTGTTCTACGATGGCCTGATGTTCGCGCTGGTGGCCGGCGGGCGTTGCTACCTGAAGGCCGACGACGAGACCGCGCCGCGCTTCGCCGCGGCCGGCAGCGAACCCTTCCGCTACCAGACCGCCGCGCGCGAGGTCGCGCTGCGCCACTACCTGAGCCTGCCGCCCGCCTGCCTCGATTCGGCCGCCGAGATGACGCCGTGGGCGCGCATGGCGGTGGAGGCGGCGCTGCGCATGGAGAATGCCAAGCGGCGCTGAGCGGCGCTGAGCGGCGCCCGGCGGGATTCGGCGCGCGTGCTCCGGCTCAGTCCAGCAGGTCGGCGTACTCGCCCTGCGCGTAGCCCTGGGCCTTGTTCCACGGCACGGTCCTGGGCAGTGCCAGCGCGCTCACGCGCGTGACCTTCTTCTGCGTGCCGCTGGCATTGCGCGTCTGCACCAGGCGCGGGTACTGGCCGGCCACGTCCCACTGCACCGTCACCTGTTCGTCGCCGCGCCGGGCGCGGTATTCCTGCACGCCGTCGCGCACCGGACCGCTCGCCTTCATGGTCTTCAGCGCGGCCGGATCGAGCAGGTGGCTGGCGGTGGCCCAGGAGCCGTCGAAGCCGATATTGCCGTATTCGGCGCTGCCCACGGCCAAGGTCTTGCGCTGGTGGTCGTTGACCAGGCGCACCAGCAGCTTGCCGTCCGGCTTGCGCTCGATCCAGCGCGCCGCGGCGGACACGTCCATATGCTTGTGGCCCTTGTCGCCCTTGGCATGCTCGGCCTCGTCGTGCGCGCCGTGCGGCAGCTCGCGCTCGATCCACACCGTGTCGGCGGTGCGGTAGACGCGCTCGCTGAAGGAGACGTCGCGCTGCACGCCGTCGCTGCCCAGCGAGGACAGTTCGTGCTGCACGCGCAGCGCGAGCGGCTTGGATTGGTCGGCGGGCGCCGCCACGGCGCCGGCGGCGGCCAGCGCCAGCGTCGCGTGCGGGGCCAGGCGGGCCAGGGAGCGGATCGCTTGCTTCATCATCATCAATTCCGTGCAACTGGGGTGAGGCAGTGAAAAGGCGCGCGCCGGCTGGGCCGGCGCGCGCAAGCCCGGCCGGGCACGAGCCGCCCGGCCGGCATCGAGGACGGGATCAGAGGCCCAGGGCCGACTTGACCACGCCGAACACCTTGGTGTTGTCCAGCGTGCCCTTCAGCGGGGCGCTGCCCGGGCCGGAGGAGAACAGCATCACGTCGCCGCCGCCGTGCGTTTCCGAGCCGGGCGAGCCCATGTTCACGCCGACTTCCTGCAGGTAGTCGTTGGCGGTGGTGTCCACCAGCGCGGGATTGTCTCGCGTGGGCTTGCGCGGCGTGCCGCCGTTGCCGAATACCAGGGTGGTGTAGGGCATACCGTCCGCTGCCAGCGCGGTCTGCTTGGTCTTGATGTCGGTGACCGTGCCCAGGATCGGGTTGCCGCGGTGCGAG of the Cupriavidus malaysiensis genome contains:
- a CDS encoding thiamine phosphate synthase; the encoded protein is MSAHGVQAACDAALRQQLLARHGATFGAADQAWRAWRLQDAPALLQDHDVLLADGEAEPPVIARVAAAGAVLICSEREGGQWIDTVHSPMGTWVLGAGADSDAPHGPGFVAVLLACLQMHFPAHDALCLARAWRTGTLDWPDAFARFPQVRHPALAAPDQLPPAFPPCPALGLYAVVPDADWIERLVALAVPTVQLRFKSDDAQAVQREVERAALAARGSASRLFINDHWRIAVAWHAAHGNDSARSGIYGIHLGQEDLDEADLYALRASGLHLGVSTHGYAEMLRVATLRPSYLALGAIFPTTTKVMPTAPQGLGRFQAYVRLMQPVVPSLVGIGGVDAARLPQVLATGVGSAAVVRAITEAADVPAAVANLKGMFPAG
- a CDS encoding acetyl-CoA carboxylase biotin carboxyl carrier protein subunit; the encoded protein is MSRVSQFEAAVSGHVSSIAIAAGATIAAGDVLMVIESMKMEIPLEAESGGVVKATLVQPGDAVAEGQPVVEIE
- a CDS encoding TfoX/Sxy family protein, yielding MRRPDPFVEHLLDLMAPLAARVGPLSARRMFGGHGLFYDGLMFALVAGGRCYLKADDETAPRFAAAGSEPFRYQTAAREVALRHYLSLPPACLDSAAEMTPWARMAVEAALRMENAKRR
- the metF gene encoding methylenetetrahydrofolate reductase [NAD(P)H]; protein product: MQDRYYSFEFFPPKTAEGLEKLRNTRAQLAPLQPKYISVTFGAGGTTQQGTLDTVLEIQREGTEAAPHLSCVGSSRESIRAILEAYRAGGIRHIVALRGDMPSGMGEIGEFRYANELVEFIRAETGDWFHIEVAAYPEYHPQAKSPRHDLDNFVRKVKAGADSAITQYFYNADAYFRFVDDARAQGVEVPIVPGIMPITNYSQLMRFSEMCGAEVPRWVAKRLESFGDDRESIRAFGLDVVTALCERLLAAGVPGLHFYTLNAAGATKAIWQRLKL
- a CDS encoding GNAT family N-acetyltransferase, yielding MPYQVRLAAIDDLAALPSIERAAAALFPADDLPPALRAQTLPAQDLCDAQRQGRLWVAQAGDGTVAGFALASRSGAQAFLDEMDVHPAHARRGIGRALVAAVVQWARAQGLVSLGLTTFSHLPWNAPFYARLGFVALAPAALCPHLSAALAGEAALGLRRRVAMRLPLDAVAD
- a CDS encoding phage holin family protein → MRLLVVWVINAVALFVLPYLVPSIYIRSFGSAMLAALVLGLVNALIRPVLVILTLPVTLLTLGLFIFVINALLFLFVGRLLSGFVVEGFGSALLGSILYSVISWLLASLLLGERRGY
- a CDS encoding PaaI family thioesterase, translated to MSSYTLPEIVPAAPGTSDKPYFGIDVPLMRYFGLQPVRMEEGLCHTRLPAHPALVNSRGDVHGGTLMATLDFTLSGAARSHAPLETGVITIDMSTHFLAAARGELTLEARCIRRGARIAFCEGEVKDAAGNVVCVARAAFKLVPLSSGGD
- the thiD gene encoding bifunctional hydroxymethylpyrimidine kinase/phosphomethylpyrimidine kinase, encoding MNPTPPRPLSPPRALTIAGSDSGGGAGIQADLKTFAALGCYGMSAITAITAQNTLGVSGVHAIPPAMVAAQIDAVAGDIGVDAAKTGMLGSAGIVEAVAAAVDRHGIGKLVVDPVMIATSGATLSDDATAEAMVRELFPRAMLVTPNLPEASHLLGRRIAHRAEMEAAARELLAMGCRAVLLKGGHLEDGAENQGLDDLLMHADGRVRVFTHPRIATRNLHGTGCTLAAAVTAQLARGQALEDAVAGGLDFVAQAIAAGAGLRLGAGNGPLNHGFAPRTLG
- a CDS encoding PGDYG domain-containing protein; amino-acid sequence: MQTLTDIDLRHDPEAAHYVKHEVVTVAFATAPGELISREGPNRYRPGDAIVASAGGDRWCVSRERFDARYEAVPPLAHGEDGAYRNQPIPVLAKAMNAPFAIARSAGGDVLTGKAGDWLMQYAPGDYGITERVRFEQVYRRYVKAG
- the ahcY gene encoding adenosylhomocysteinase; this encodes MNAVTELKQDYVVADLGLAGWGRKEIAIAETEMPGLMAIRDEFAASQPLKGARIAGSLHMTIQTAVLIETLKALGADVRWASCNIFSTQDHAAAAIAAGGTPVFAFKGESLKEYWDFTHRIFDWADGGTPNMILDDGGDATLLLHLGARAEQDASLIAKPGSEEETFLFAAIKEKLAQDPSWYSRNLAAIRGVTEETTTGVHRLYQMAQKGELRFPAINVNDSVTKSKFDNLYGCRESLVDGIKRATDVMIAGKVAVVAGYGDVGKGSAQALRALSAQVWVTEIDPICALQAAMEGYRVVTMDYAAEHGDIFVTCTGNYHVITHEHMAKMKDQAIVCNIGHFDNEIDIASIEKYQWDEIKPQVDHVVFPAVGDKPSKKLIILAKGRLVNLGCATGHPSYVMSSSFANQTIAQIELWLERDSGKYPVGVYTLPKHLDEKVARLQLKKLNAQLTELTEQQAAYIGVKKEGPYKADHYRY